The following are encoded in a window of Candidatus Paceibacterota bacterium genomic DNA:
- a CDS encoding HNH endonuclease, with protein sequence MNKIQDDILSYREMCDAENVQTLQRGMNFRMNPKYSVILMSQRSNVPYKDKIYSDGITIEYEGHDEAKKSNEINPKEVDQPRTTKNGKLTQNGLISEAVEKRHQNIEKTELVKVYEKILPGVWSLKGFFDLVDYKIVNDGERNVFRFILRLAERGENDERKNTEADLEHTRLIPSEVKKEVWKRDGGKCVLCGSQKNLHFDHDLPFSKGGTSLTVKNIRLLCMKHNLSKSDKIE encoded by the coding sequence ATGAATAAAATTCAAGATGATATTTTAAGCTATCGTGAAATGTGTGATGCTGAAAATGTGCAGACTTTGCAGCGTGGAATGAATTTTAGAATGAACCCAAAATATTCCGTGATCCTAATGTCGCAAAGGTCAAACGTACCGTATAAGGATAAAATTTATTCTGATGGAATTACGATAGAATACGAAGGACATGATGAGGCAAAAAAATCTAATGAAATCAATCCAAAGGAGGTTGATCAACCAAGAACCACAAAGAATGGGAAACTTACTCAAAACGGACTTATTTCTGAAGCAGTAGAAAAACGACATCAAAATATTGAAAAGACAGAGCTTGTGAAAGTATACGAAAAAATATTGCCAGGCGTTTGGTCATTGAAAGGATTCTTTGATTTGGTGGATTATAAAATTGTTAATGACGGAGAGCGGAATGTATTTCGATTTATTTTGCGATTAGCTGAAAGAGGGGAAAATGACGAAAGAAAAAATACTGAAGCTGATTTAGAGCATACTCGGTTGATTCCTTCTGAAGTGAAAAAGGAGGTTTGGAAAAGAGACGGCGGAAAGTGCGTCTTGTGCGGTTCGCAAAAAAATCTTCATTTTGATCACGATTTACCGTTCTCGAAAGGCGGCACGAGTCTGACTGTGAAAAACATAAGACTACTTTGCATGAAACACAATTTATCAAAGTCGGATAAGATTGAGTAG
- the radC gene encoding DNA repair protein RadC has protein sequence MEKQEIEKHIGEGHRKRLRERFLQSGLDGFLDYEIIELLLTLGTPRKDCKKPAKEAVAKFKGLTGVLDATLEELQQIEGVGPSNAIAIKLFQAISERYAKEKVSPKILLNSPQLIFEYLKERIGKEKKEHFTIICLDTRNNLIVEEVSIGTLNASLIHPREVFKKAILNNSSHVVVAHNHPSGDPSPSEDDIVTTRRLVEAGKILGIAVTDHIIVTKKDFVSLREKGFVK, from the coding sequence ATGGAAAAACAAGAAATTGAAAAACATATTGGCGAAGGGCATAGAAAAAGATTAAGGGAAAGATTTTTACAATCTGGACTTGATGGGTTTCTTGATTATGAGATTATTGAATTACTTTTAACTCTTGGTACACCGAGGAAGGATTGTAAGAAGCCAGCAAAAGAAGCGGTTGCAAAATTTAAGGGATTAACTGGAGTTTTAGATGCGACGCTTGAGGAATTGCAGCAAATTGAGGGAGTTGGGCCATCAAATGCCATAGCCATAAAGCTATTTCAGGCAATATCCGAGCGCTATGCCAAAGAGAAAGTTTCTCCGAAGATTTTGCTAAACTCGCCCCAATTAATATTCGAGTATCTGAAAGAAAGGATTGGAAAGGAAAAAAAAGAACATTTTACGATTATTTGTCTTGATACTCGTAATAATCTGATTGTAGAAGAAGTTTCCATTGGAACATTGAATGCAAGTCTTATTCATCCTCGCGAAGTGTTTAAAAAAGCGATTCTGAATAATTCATCTCATGTTGTCGTTGCCCATAATCATCCGTCTGGTGATCCGTCTCCTTCAGAAGATGATATCGTGACAACAAGACGTTTGGTAGAGGCTGGTAAAATTTTAGGGATTGCGGTTACTGATCATATAATCGTCACTAAAAAAGATTTTGTCAGTTTAAGAGAAAAGGGTTTCGTGAAATAG
- a CDS encoding DUF2075 domain-containing protein has product MIVYSSTKKNFVIDVMTNQIEKTILTSFVRELGHSTGKSEVASWRNSMMYMNNIVSDPEIPEDTGVAIEYKIPQTSKRIDFILTGANSENRKTAILVELKQWSEADITDMDGVVETFVGGNKREVSHPSYQVWSYATLLEDYNANVQDENISLVPCAYLHNYEPDNVITNDFYKDYIDKAPIFLRPDVLKLQAFIKKFVKYGDCGDVLYAIEKGKIRPSKALADSLASMLQGNKEFTLIDDQKLVYETALKLAKESTKKNKNILIVEGGPGTGKSVVAINLLTELTNRRNVTQYVTKNSAPREVYQVKLSGKFTKTRISNLFSSSGSFYNIEPNTFDSLIVDEAHRLNAKSGLFSHLGENQIKELINAAKFTVFFIDEDQRVTLKDIGDKMEIVRWAKELGAKVHNLELASQFRCSGSDGYLSWIDNLLQIKETANESLDDIAYDFRVMDNPSLIHQEIIKKNTINNKSRILAGYCWNWISKNKSELKDIVIDDYAATWNLSQHGQAWIIHPDSVNEVGCIHTCQGLELDYAGVIVGPDMVVRDGKIITDASKRAGTDKSVFGYKKLLKEDKVRAEKMADMIIKNTYRTLMTRGMKGCYIFCTDPETQEYFRNHLIANTKRSNTYGDISDGISINADKS; this is encoded by the coding sequence ATGATCGTATATTCATCAACAAAGAAAAATTTTGTCATAGATGTTATGACAAACCAAATCGAAAAAACTATTTTAACGTCTTTTGTTCGAGAATTAGGACATTCGACTGGTAAGTCAGAAGTCGCATCTTGGCGAAATTCTATGATGTATATGAATAATATCGTTTCCGATCCTGAAATACCCGAGGATACTGGAGTGGCTATTGAATATAAAATACCTCAGACATCAAAAAGGATTGATTTCATTTTGACTGGCGCAAATAGTGAAAACAGAAAGACAGCAATTTTAGTCGAGCTTAAACAGTGGAGCGAGGCTGATATTACAGACATGGATGGAGTGGTTGAGACTTTTGTAGGGGGTAATAAACGAGAAGTTAGTCATCCTTCGTATCAAGTTTGGTCATATGCGACTCTTTTAGAAGATTATAACGCTAACGTGCAGGATGAAAATATTTCCTTGGTGCCATGTGCATATTTGCATAATTATGAGCCAGATAATGTTATTACCAATGACTTTTACAAAGATTATATTGACAAAGCCCCTATTTTTTTAAGGCCGGATGTTTTAAAACTGCAGGCATTTATTAAGAAATTTGTAAAATATGGAGATTGTGGAGATGTGCTTTATGCAATCGAGAAAGGGAAAATTCGACCATCAAAAGCTCTTGCTGATAGTCTTGCGTCAATGCTTCAGGGGAATAAAGAATTTACATTGATCGACGACCAGAAACTTGTCTATGAAACAGCACTAAAACTTGCAAAAGAATCTACGAAAAAAAACAAAAATATTTTGATAGTTGAGGGTGGGCCAGGTACTGGAAAATCAGTGGTAGCGATAAATTTGCTTACGGAGCTCACTAATCGAAGAAATGTTACTCAATATGTTACAAAAAATTCTGCGCCACGAGAAGTCTATCAAGTAAAACTTTCTGGAAAATTTACCAAAACCAGAATTTCAAATCTTTTCAGTTCTTCGGGATCGTTTTATAATATCGAGCCAAATACGTTTGATTCACTTATTGTAGATGAGGCCCATAGGCTTAATGCGAAGTCCGGATTATTTAGTCATTTAGGCGAAAATCAAATCAAAGAACTGATAAATGCTGCGAAGTTCACGGTATTTTTTATTGACGAAGATCAGAGAGTCACATTGAAAGATATTGGCGATAAAATGGAGATAGTTCGTTGGGCCAAAGAGCTTGGTGCAAAAGTGCACAATCTTGAGTTAGCTTCTCAATTTAGGTGTAGCGGATCGGATGGTTATCTTTCTTGGATTGATAATCTTCTCCAAATTAAGGAAACAGCAAATGAATCACTTGATGATATCGCCTACGATTTTCGAGTTATGGACAATCCGAGTTTGATTCATCAAGAAATAATTAAAAAAAATACTATTAATAATAAATCTCGCATACTAGCAGGATATTGCTGGAATTGGATAAGCAAAAATAAGTCTGAGTTGAAAGATATTGTAATTGACGATTACGCTGCTACCTGGAATTTAAGTCAACATGGTCAAGCGTGGATTATTCATCCAGATTCAGTTAATGAAGTGGGTTGTATCCATACTTGTCAGGGTCTCGAATTAGATTATGCGGGTGTGATTGTTGGACCAGATATGGTGGTGCGTGATGGAAAAATTATTACTGATGCATCTAAGCGAGCTGGAACCGATAAATCAGTTTTTGGCTATAAAAAATTATTGAAGGAAGATAAAGTTAGGGCAGAAAAAATGGCTGATATGATTATAAAAAATACCTATAGAACATTAATGACTCGTGGCATGAAGGGTTGCTATATATTTTGTACCGATCCAGAGACGCAAGAATATTTTAGGAATCATTTAATAGCAAACACCAAAAGAAGCAATACATACGGTGATATTTCAGATGGTATTTCTATAAATGCAGATAAGAGTTAG
- a CDS encoding nucleotide pyrophosphohydrolase: MKDLTDKIIKFRDDRNWKQFHKPKDLAISLALEAAEVLEHFQWKSEKEIEDYVKTHKDEIGEEIADVFIYLMYLSYGLSIDVKEAIEKKIIKNGKKYPVEKAKGTAKKYIELKKL, encoded by the coding sequence ATAAAGGATTTGACCGATAAAATCATTAAATTTCGGGATGATAGAAACTGGAAACAATTTCATAAACCAAAGGATTTGGCTATTTCTTTGGCTCTAGAGGCGGCAGAAGTCCTAGAGCATTTTCAATGGAAAAGTGAAAAGGAAATTGAGGATTATGTTAAAACTCATAAAGATGAAATCGGGGAGGAAATCGCCGATGTTTTTATTTATCTAATGTACTTATCATACGGTTTGAGTATTGATGTTAAAGAAGCCATAGAAAAGAAAATAATTAAAAACGGTAAGAAATATCCAGTGGAAAAAGCGAAAGGAACGGCTAAAAAGTATATAGAATTAAAAAAACTATGA
- the cyaB gene encoding class IV adenylate cyclase encodes MREIEIKLKVENLGELAKKLSERGYELSDPIQQHDIVYSLKDKPQRIEYAKEGDISIRIRRSGGKAELNLKQQQSNEMDNLEYETEVKDPEAMHQILLKLGYVPEVEVKKIRRKGKLGPYEICLDEVERLGTFVELEKLAPDNTDPEEIREELFRELEKLGLSRKDEETRGYDNQILQLDI; translated from the coding sequence ATGAGAGAAATTGAGATAAAGCTTAAAGTAGAAAATTTAGGCGAACTTGCAAAAAAACTTTCTGAAAGAGGATATGAGCTTTCAGATCCCATTCAACAGCACGATATTGTCTATTCACTGAAAGACAAGCCGCAAAGGATCGAATATGCCAAAGAAGGAGACATTAGCATCCGTATTCGGCGATCCGGTGGAAAAGCGGAGTTGAATCTCAAACAGCAACAGAGCAATGAAATGGACAATCTTGAATATGAGACCGAAGTGAAGGACCCTGAAGCCATGCATCAAATACTTTTGAAGCTGGGTTATGTTCCCGAAGTGGAAGTGAAAAAGATTCGCAGAAAAGGTAAATTAGGTCCATATGAGATCTGCCTTGATGAGGTGGAGAGACTGGGAACATTCGTAGAGCTTGAAAAACTTGCACCCGATAACACCGATCCCGAAGAAATCCGGGAAGAACTGTTTCGCGAATTGGAGAAATTGGGACTATCTCGAAAGGATGAAGAGACCAGGGGATATGACAATCAAATCCTCCAACTCGATATTTGA
- a CDS encoding Bro-N domain-containing protein has translation MSNKKTTNKQITIFEGQKIRRLWNEREERWYFSVIDIVAVLTSSVNPRDYWFKMKIRVKEEDGFEPSTVCRQLKLMAEDGKMRETDVANTEGILRIIQSIPSPKAEPFKLWLARVGYERIEEISNPEKALNRSRDYWQRMGRDRKWIQQRMMGQEIRNKLTDYWKNNDVRKQDEYAILTNIIHEEWSDLSVKEHKDLKKLKTENLRDHMSDAELVFTALAELSTRQIAETMETKGLEENKIPAKKGGRIAKNARLELEQKTGKKVVSGDNFLQTHKNDRKLLKK, from the coding sequence ATGTCGAACAAAAAAACAACCAATAAGCAGATCACAATTTTTGAAGGTCAGAAGATCCGCCGGCTTTGGAATGAACGGGAGGAAAGGTGGTATTTTTCTGTAATTGATATTGTTGCAGTCCTGACCAGCAGTGTCAATCCGCGCGACTATTGGTTCAAGATGAAGATCAGGGTGAAAGAAGAAGATGGATTTGAACCGTCGACAGTTTGTCGACAGTTGAAATTGATGGCAGAAGACGGAAAAATGCGTGAAACTGATGTCGCGAATACGGAAGGAATATTAAGAATAATCCAGTCTATCCCGTCTCCAAAAGCTGAACCATTCAAGCTTTGGCTGGCACGCGTGGGTTATGAAAGGATTGAAGAGATAAGCAATCCCGAAAAGGCGCTCAACCGCAGCCGTGATTATTGGCAAAGAATGGGACGAGACCGAAAATGGATCCAGCAAAGGATGATGGGGCAGGAGATCAGGAACAAACTTACGGATTATTGGAAAAACAACGACGTCAGGAAACAGGACGAATACGCGATTTTGACCAATATTATCCACGAAGAATGGAGCGATCTGTCTGTAAAGGAGCATAAAGATTTAAAGAAGTTAAAAACCGAAAACTTGCGTGATCATATGTCAGACGCAGAATTGGTCTTCACGGCCCTTGCGGAACTTTCCACGCGCCAGATCGCTGAAACGATGGAGACAAAAGGCTTAGAGGAGAACAAGATTCCGGCGAAGAAAGGCGGACGTATCGCCAAAAATGCGCGATTGGAGCTGGAACAGAAAACTGGCAAAAAAGTTGTGAGCGGGGATAATTTCTTGCAAACCCACAAAAACGACAGAAAATTGCTGAAAAAATAA
- a CDS encoding ATP-binding protein: MEKDIYYMIGIPGSGKSHAAQMKAAELGIPVLSSDNMRKELSGDAGDVETHSHKEIFERLRSEADWRIEEEKGFVWDATGIDAKFRREDIGRFRKKGARVIGLLMVTPKEICMERNRSRQRTVPEDVIESMDEQSRSAEHAINTELDLFDEVSLIDEDGDEVKVYEREAGRGEGTISREAKIIPGFKMK; this comes from the coding sequence ATGGAAAAAGACATATATTACATGATCGGTATCCCGGGAAGCGGGAAATCTCATGCTGCCCAGATGAAGGCGGCGGAACTCGGGATTCCCGTGCTCAGTTCCGACAACATGAGAAAAGAATTATCCGGGGATGCGGGAGATGTTGAAACTCACAGCCACAAAGAAATATTCGAAAGGCTCCGGAGCGAGGCTGACTGGAGAATAGAGGAAGAAAAGGGTTTTGTCTGGGACGCGACGGGTATCGATGCCAAATTTAGGAGAGAAGATATCGGGAGATTCAGGAAAAAAGGAGCCAGGGTCATAGGATTGCTGATGGTCACTCCCAAGGAAATTTGCATGGAGAGGAACAGAAGCAGGCAAAGGACAGTTCCGGAAGATGTCATAGAAAGCATGGATGAACAGTCGAGATCGGCCGAGCACGCCATAAACACGGAATTGGATCTTTTCGACGAAGTGAGTTTGATCGATGAAGACGGCGATGAGGTCAAGGTCTATGAGCGGGAGGCCGGAAGAGGCGAGGGGACGATCAGCCGTGAAGCAAAAATAATTCCGGGGTTCAAAATGAAATAA
- a CDS encoding DUF192 domain-containing protein produces MKKKKVKPSLIFLALFSVFAVSYFFWEPEKKDRLPSVCIENNCFSAEIADTSQERERGLMNRVALKENGGMLFVFEKEDVYKFWMKNTLIPLDMIWIGNDNKIIFIKENAQPCKTEACESFGPDGKARYVFEINGGLAKLRGINVGDTVEIKD; encoded by the coding sequence ATGAAAAAAAAGAAAGTAAAACCGTCATTGATATTTCTTGCTTTATTCAGCGTCTTTGCTGTTTCATATTTTTTTTGGGAACCCGAAAAAAAAGACAGACTGCCTTCCGTCTGCATAGAGAATAATTGTTTTTCAGCCGAGATCGCCGACACGTCGCAGGAAAGAGAGCGTGGACTCATGAACAGAGTTGCGTTGAAAGAAAATGGAGGGATGCTGTTCGTTTTTGAAAAAGAGGATGTCTATAAATTCTGGATGAAGAACACCCTGATCCCACTCGACATGATCTGGATCGGAAATGATAATAAAATAATTTTCATAAAAGAAAATGCCCAGCCGTGCAAGACTGAGGCGTGCGAGTCTTTCGGGCCGGACGGGAAAGCGAGATATGTTTTTGAAATAAATGGCGGGCTGGCAAAACTTAGAGGAATAAATGTCGGAGATACTGTAGAAATTAAGGATTGA